One window of the Salvia splendens isolate huo1 chromosome 1, SspV2, whole genome shotgun sequence genome contains the following:
- the LOC121756505 gene encoding nuclear transport factor 2B-like: protein MDPDSVAKAFVEHYYSTFDANRAGLASLYQDGSMLTFEGQKIMGSTNIVAKLTSLPFQQCQHHISTVDCQPSGPAGGMLVFVSGNLQLAGEQHMLKFSQMFHLMPTPQGSFYVLNDIFRLNYA from the exons ATGGATCCAGATTCTGTGGCGAAGGCATTCGTGGAGCACTACTACTCCACCTTCGATGCGAATCGGGCCGGCCTCGCCAGCCTCTACCAAGACGGCTCCATGCTCACCTTCGAGGGCCAGAAGATCATGGGATCCACAAACATCGTCGCCAAGCTCACCAGTTTGCCGTTCCAGCAGTGCCAGCACCACATCAGCACCGTCGATTGTCAGCCGTCCGGCCCCGCCGGTGGAATGCTCGTCTTCGTCTCTGGAAATCTGCAGCTCGCCGGTGAGCAGCACATGCTCAAGTTCAGTCAG ATGTTCCACCTGATGCCAACTCCTCAAGGAAGTTTCTACGTGCTAAATGATATTTTCCGCTTGAATTATGCCTGA
- the LOC121756496 gene encoding protein NUCLEAR FUSION DEFECTIVE 4-like, with translation MMGRFGEKFTSFYNNRWLVFVAAMWLQSCGGVGYVFGSISPVIKSNLSYNQKQVARLGVAKDLGDSVGFLPGILTDFLPLWGVLLVGAIQNLIGYGWVWLVVTGRTPVLPLWAMCILIFVGTNGETYFNTAALVSCVQNFPKNRGPVVGILKGFAGLSGAILTQVYALLHSPDQASLIFMIAVGPAIVAIALMFIIRPVGGHKQVRSSDGYSFTTIYSVCIILAAYLMGVMLVQDLVSVSETVITIFTLILFVLLLFPIVIPIILNFRDPKPPEEESLLSPDNQESSKSGDESPDIIFSEIEDEKPKEVDLLPASERQKRIAQLQSRLAQAAAEGAVRIKKRRPHRGEDFTMMEALVKADLWLIFFSLMLGSGSGLTVIDNLGQMSESLGYDNTQVFVSMISIFNFLGRVGGGYFSEIVVSDYAYPRPIAIAVAQVFMAIGHFLFAMGWPGSMYVGTLLVGLGYGAHWAIIPATASELFGLKKFAALYNFLTLANPAGSLIMSGVLASSIYDSEAEKQAHGQDYIHRGISFSFPNFLRAEETLKCKGTICFFVTSLTLSGLCVVAVILSLILVYRTKSVYRNLYGSSRR, from the exons ATGATGGGCCGTTTCGGAGAGAAGTTCACATCTTTCTATAACAATCGGTGGCTGGTTTTCGTTGCTGCAATGTGGCTGCAATCATGCGGCGGCGTTGGTTATGTATTCGGGAGCATATCGCCGGTGATCAAGAGCAATTTGAGCTATAATCAGAAGCAAGTTGCGAGATTGGGGGTGGCCAAGGATTTGGGTGACAGCGTTGGGTTTTTACCTGGGATTTTAACGGATTTTCTGCCGCTGTGGGGTGTTTTGCTGGTTGGGGCGATTCAGAATCTGATTGGATATGGTTGGGTTTGGCTGGTTGTCACTGGAAGAACTCCTGTCTTGCCGTTGTGGGCT ATGTGCATTCTTATCTTTGTGGGAACAAATGGTGAGACCTATTTCAATACAGCTGCACTTGTGTCTTGTGTGCAAAACTTCCCAAAGAACCGAGGTCCAGTTGTGGGGATACTCAAGGGTTTTGCTGGGCTGAGTGGAGCAATCTTGACTCAGGTATATGCATTGCTGCATTCTCCCGACCAAGCTTCTCTGATATTTATGATTGCAGTTGGTCCGGCAATAGTCGCCATTGCGCTGATGTTCATCATCAGGCCTGTAGGAGGTCACAAGCAAGTAAGATCGTCTGACGGGTACAGTTTCACAACCATTTACAGTGTCTGCATCATTTTGGCTGCTTATTTGATGGGGGTCATGCTCGTACAAGATCTTGTCTCCGTGAGTGAGACTGTCATTACAATCTTCACTCTGATTCTGTTTGTCCTTCTGTTGTTCCCTATTGTCATCCCTATCATCTTGAACTTCCGGGACCCAAAACCACCCGAAGAAGAGTCACTTCTCAGCCCAGATAATCAAGAGTCGAGCAAATCCGGAGATGAGTCTCCAGATATCATATTCAGTGAAATTGAAGATGAAAAGCCAAAAGAAGTAGATCTTCTTCCCGCTTCGGAGAGGCAAAAGAGAATCGCTCAGCTTCAGTCGAGACTTGCCCAAGCCGCTGCCGAAGGAGCAGTGAGAATCAAGAAACGAAGGCCACACCGAGGAGAGGATTTCACTATGATGGAGGCATTGGTTAAGGCTGATCTTTGGcttatctttttctctcttatgcTAGGTTCCGGTTCTGGTTTGACTGTGATTGATAACTTGGGCCAAATGAGTGAGTCTCTCGGGTATGACAACACCCAAGTTTTTGTCTCCATGATCAGCATCTTTAACTTTCTAGGCCGCGTTGGTGGTGGCTACTTCTCTGAGATAGTCGTCAG TGACTATGCATACCCAAGGCCTATAGCCATAGCCGTTGCTCAAGTCTTTATGGCGATTGGACATTTTCTCTTCGCTATGGGATGGCCTGGCTCAATGTACGTTGGAACTCTCCTGGTTGGCCTTGGCTATGGAGCACATTGGGCCATCATACCTGCTACAGCCTCCGAATTGTTTGGTCTGAAAAAATTTGCAGCTCTATACAATTTCCTCACCCTTGCCAACCCTGCAGGTTCTCTGATAATGTCAGGTGTTCTCGCGAGTTCCATATACGACAGTGAAGCAGAGAAACAAGCTCACGGACAAGATTACATACATCGTGGTATATCCTTCTCGTTCCCAAACTTCTTGAGAGCTGAAGAAACGCTAAAATGCAAAGGTACCATTTGCTTCTTCGTGACTTCCTTGACCCTGTCGGGGCTCTGTGTGGTTGCCGTCATCTTGAGCTTGATTCTTGTCTATCGAACGAAGTCAGTGTACCGTAACCTCTACGGTAGTTCTCGGAGGTAA
- the LOC121756485 gene encoding 50S ribosomal protein L27, chloroplastic-like: MAAVSLSFNLAGAFKGLSIGSSSSSSFFRGDFGSIHVAQNAAVLLPMKPPLTIESAHKKGAGSTKNGRDSPGQRLGVKIFGDQAAKAGSIIVRQRGTKFHPGNNVGLGRDHTIFALIDGLVKFEKFGPDKKKISVYPREVQPENPNSYRARKRESFRLQRERRRARRDIKEGIVAEPQLVLASIPEADEDAASC; the protein is encoded by the exons ATGGCGGCAGTGAGTTTGAGTTTCAATCTGGCGGGGGCGTTCAAGGGGCTCTCCATCGGCTCCAGCTCCTCCTCTTCCTTTTTCAGAGGCGATTTCGGTTCGATTCACGTCGCTCAGAACGCCGCCGTTCTGCTCCCGATGAAGCCGCCGCTGACGATTGAGTCGGCGCACAAGAAAGGAGCTGGAAGCACTAAGAACGGCCGCGACTCGCCGGGGCAGAGGCTTGGAGTCAAAATTTTCGGCGATCAAGCGGCCAAGGCTGGCTCCATTATCGTCCGCCAACGCGGCACCAAG TTTCATCCTGGCAACAACGTTGGGCTCGGCCGGGATCACACTATTTTCGCCTTGATAGATGGACTAGTGAAGTTTGAGAAGTTTGGACCAGACAAGAAAAAG ATTAGTGTCTACCCCCGAGAAGTGCAACCCGAGAACCCCAACAGTTACAGAGCACGAAAGAGGGAGTCGTTCAGATTACAACGCGAGCGAAGAAGGGCTAGGAGGGATATTAAAGAAGGCATTGTGGCTGAACCTCAACTGGTTCTTGCCTCTATTCCTGAAGCAGATGAAGATGCAGCATCTTGTTGA
- the LOC121756461 gene encoding probable phytol kinase 3, chloroplastic: MASVALSLVKHVRQHFTLHSTKTSKRRRYGTCIRFLHNSRCPLRKKDCFSFIQLPVLSPTPRRRRRFRTMFSDSVLVSDLIAEGVSGGVALSLLKLWEHTARRGVFDQKLNRKLVHITVGLAFMLCWPMFSSGRQGALFAALIPAVNIIKMLLTGLGILKDDATVLSMTRYGDYRELLKGPLYYAATITLASAVYWRTSPIAIAAVCNMCAGDGMADIVGRRFGDQKLPYNQNKSVNGSIAMASFGFLASLGIMMYYASFGFMEESVKLVIGFLVVSVATALVESHPFSTELDDNLTVPLTAVLVGSFVF; the protein is encoded by the exons ATGGCGTCTGTAGCCCTCAGCCTAGTGAAACACGTGCGCCAGCATTTCACTCTGCATTCTACCAAAACCTCAAAACGACGGCGTTACGGCACTTGCATTCGCTTTCTTCACAATTCGCGCTGCCCTCTGAGGAAGAAAGACTGTTTCAGCTTCATCCAGCTGCCAGTGCTCAGCCCGACGCCGCGAAGGAGGAGGAGGTTCCGTACGATGTTTTCCGACAGCGTCCTTGTCAGCGACCTCATCGCCGAAGGTGTATCGGGAGGGGTCGCGCTCTCGCTGCTCAAGCTGTGGGAGCACACTGCTAGGAGAGGCGTCTTTGACCAG aAACTAAACAGGAAGCTTGTTCACATAACTGTGGGACTAGCATTCATGCTTTGCTGGCCTATGTTCAG TTCTGGCCGGCAGGGAGCACTTTTCGCAGCTCTCATTCCCGCtgttaatataattaaaatgcttCTGACCGGACTTGGAATATTGAAGGATGACGCAACTGTCTTGTCCATGACCAGATATGGGGACTATAG GGAACTCCTTAAGGGGCCATTGTACTATGCTGCCACTATCACTTTAGCCAGTGCCGTTTACTGGAGAACGTCTCCTATCGCAATCGCAGCAGTGTGTAACATGTGTGCTGGTGATG GTATGGCTGATATTGTGGGACGTCGTTTTGGTGACCAGAAACTTCCCTACAATCAAAACAAATCAGTCAATGGCAGTATTGCAATGGCGAGTTTCGGTTTCTTGGCTTCTCTCGG AATCATGATGTACTATGCATCTTTCGGGTTCATGGAAGAAAGCGTGAAATTGGTTATTGGGTTTTTGGTAGTGTCTGTGGCTACTGCTTTAGTTGAATCACACCCTTTCAGCACTGAGCTCGACGACAACCTGACCGTGCCACTGACCGCGGTTTTGGTTGGCAGTTTTGTCTTCTGA